The genomic DNA TGCGCGAGCATCTTTCACGTCGCCCGAGCGGAAATCCGATCGATCGTCTGGCAACCTGCGTCGAGGAGGCCGGGACCTGGCTGCCTGAGGCGGGGATGGCCCGCTTCCACTTGTGGGCCTTCGGTTCGCTGCGTCAGTGCGGGGCGTCGGCTGAACTGCTGGCCGATCTGGCCGAACACCTCGATGCCGAGTTCTCGGGTGCGGCCGCCGCAGCAGTGTTACTGCGTAACGTCGCGGCGGCGGCGAAGGCAGTGCAGTTCAAGATGGCGCGCGCGGTGAGCGGGCGGAAAGTCGATGTGTCCGCCGCGCTTTCCGCCATGGCCACCGACTGGCAGGACGCGCTCGACGTCATCGCCGACGCGGTGGGCTGAGGCGATGCCGGCACGTTGGCAGGTGTTGCGCCGGGACCCCGGCTCCGTTGCGGGACCCGCGGAGCTGACTGACGATTGGGCTGCCGCACGGACCCTGGACATCCCGGCGACGGTGGCGACCGCGTTCGTCGGCAACCCCGACGACCACGACTGGTGGTACCGGACCACGTTGACCACGGAACACGCGACCAGTATCGAATTCGAAGGACTGACCTTCCCCGCCACGGTCTTTCTCGATGGGTCGCCGGTGGCCGACTGTGAATCGATGTTTCTGCCGTTGCGCATCGAATGCGATGCCGGTGATCACGAGCTGGTGATTCGCTTCGCGTCGCTGAATCATTGGCTCAAGACGCGAAGGCCAAGAGGACGTTGGCGCTCCACGCTGGTCGGTGCACCGGGCCTGCGGTGGGCTCGAACGACGCTCATCGGCCGCGCCCCCGTGTATGGGAATCTTCCGGCGCCCGTTGGCATCTGGCGTCCGGTGACTGCTGTCACCGCGCAGACCCGGACCGATGTCGTCACCAAGGTCGACGGAAACGTCATCACAGTTGCGGGAACCAGCGGTGCGCGCACGATCCGGCTCACCGTGGTGGATCCGGCCGGCCGACAGATAGCCGACGACACCACCGCACCGACCCAACGTGGCTTCCGGTTCGACGTCGCCGTTCCGTCTCCGCTGCTCTGGTGGCCCAACGGCTATGGACCGCAACACGTGTACCGGGTACGCCTTGAGGCCGATGGCGTGGAAGTCGCCGACCGGCCCGTCGGATTTCGGACACTGTCGGTCGCAGCGGACGGATTTCGGATCAGCGTGAACGGCACTGCGATCTTCTGCCGGGGCGTGACGTGGTCTCCCCCGGACCCCATCCGGGCATTCGCCGATCCCGATCAGATTCGCGATCAGGTAAGGACTTTCGCGGCCGCCGGTGCCACGATGGTGCGAGTGGTGGGTGGCTTGCTCTTCGAGCAGGCCGAGTTCTGGGAGGCCTGCGCCGAGGCGGGCCTGCTGGTGTGGCAGGACGCCATGCTGGCGACGTTCGATCCCCCGGTCGAGCAGAGCGAGTTGATCGCAAGAGAACTCATCTCGGTCCTGCAAGGAGTGTCGGGAAACCCAGTGCTGGCGGTGGTCAGCGGAGGCAGCGAGACGCTGCAACAGCCCGAGATGCTCGGACTCAGCCACGACGAGTCGGTGATTGAGGTCCTGGAATCAGTACTTGGTGCCGCTGTCGCGGAACACTCTGATGCCCACTACGTCCGGGCCTCACCGTCGGCCCCACCCGGTACCGCCGATCTCGCGATCCGCCCGGACACCGGCATAGCGCACTGGTTCGGCGTCGGTGGCTACCTACGACCAATCGCCGACGTGCGGAGCGCCGGAATCCGGTTCGCTGCCGAGAGCCTGGCGTTCTCCAATCCCCCGGTGTCCGACTACGTCGAACGTCATTTCGGCTCCGCCGCGATGGCCGGTCATCATCCCGATTGGAAGGCCGGCGTGCCACGGGACCGCGGCTCCTCCTGGGACTTCGAGGACGTCCGCGACTTCTACGCGCACGAGGTGTTCGGTGAAGTCCTGCTCGCCGTCCGGCGCACGGAACCCGAACGGTATCTGCAGCTCGGGCGCCTTGCCGTGGCCACCGCGATGCGCGAATGCTTCGCCTACTGGCGGCGAGCCGACTCAGGCTGTGGCGGGGCCCTTGTGCTGTCCGGCCGGGACACAGTGGCCGGCGCCGGGTGGGGACTTCTGGACTCCGACGGCGCGGCGAAACCGGCACTGGCTGTGCTGGCCAGGACCTGGGCTCCGGTAGCGGTCTTGCTCTCGGACGAGGGCCTCGCCGGCGTCAGAATCGACGTGTACAACGACACCGACGCGGAGCTGCGTGGTGAATTGACCTTGACGGCAACGAATTCCGTGGGCGTTGCGGTGGACGCCACTCGACCGATCACGGTGCCCCCGGCCTCGTCGACCGCATTCGTCGATACCGAGCTGTCAGGACAATTCCGAGATCTGTCACAGGCCTATCAATTCGGCCCGCCGACAGCGGATGCCGTCCAGGCCCGGGTCACCTTCGACGGCAGACCGACCGTGTACGACGTGCTGGTCGTGAATCCTGCAGGCAGGCAAGCAGCTTCACTGCTGACCGCGACGGCATCCCCGGTATCGGAAGGCATATGGGTGCTCGAGTTAGTGTCCGAGGTCGCGTTGCGGTACATCGAAATCGAGATTTCTGGTTGGCGGGTCAGCGACAACTATTTCCACGTGGCCGCACGACTACCGCGTCAGATCATGGTGACCCGGCAGAGCGGCGGTGAGTCGCCGACCGGAACAGTCGGGTCGATCGATCTGCGCGCGTCGATTCCGATACGGAGATCGGTGTGATCGTTCCTGAGGTGCAGGTTCCGGGTCACCACGTCCGGGTCGGTTGCGATGTGGTGAGTCTCGACGAGATCGAACACTCCGTGTCGACGTTCGGCGCGCGGTTCCTCGCCAAGATCTATACCGACGACGAGCTGGCCGCATGTGCCGGACCGAGCCGGCTTTCTCGACTCGCGGCCCGATTCGCCGCTAAAGAGGCCGCTATCAAGGCATTTTCACGCCCAGATGCCGCCTTCGTGCCCCGCGAGATCGAAGTGGTGACGGCGAAACCGCTCGTCACCCTCCGGTTGAGTGGCTCGGCCGCAGTGCTGGCGGCCGAGCAGCAATGGCGGCAGATCTCGCTGTCGCTGACCCACGCCGAATGCCACGCTGCCGCCGTGGTTGTGGCGGTCTGCGCGACCACATCACTTGACCTGGCTTGATTCAGAGGTGTTGCTGTAGTCGCAATATGTGGCTTCTAGCAACGCCATGTGATGGAGTTGTCGGCTATCAAATCCGTCGGAGCAATTGATGCCAAATAGCATGTAGAAGGCTATTTATGGCGATCATGGGGTCATCTCGCCGACCAGCTAGACCAAGGCATCACTCGCGCCTCAGCGATGATTGCTAACATCTCTGTAAATTTGCCATCTGGCCCAGCCTTCATTACTGTCTAGGCCACACGAACAGGTTTGGAG from Mycolicibacterium phocaicum includes the following:
- a CDS encoding glycosyl hydrolase 2 galactose-binding domain-containing protein — encoded protein: MPARWQVLRRDPGSVAGPAELTDDWAAARTLDIPATVATAFVGNPDDHDWWYRTTLTTEHATSIEFEGLTFPATVFLDGSPVADCESMFLPLRIECDAGDHELVIRFASLNHWLKTRRPRGRWRSTLVGAPGLRWARTTLIGRAPVYGNLPAPVGIWRPVTAVTAQTRTDVVTKVDGNVITVAGTSGARTIRLTVVDPAGRQIADDTTAPTQRGFRFDVAVPSPLLWWPNGYGPQHVYRVRLEADGVEVADRPVGFRTLSVAADGFRISVNGTAIFCRGVTWSPPDPIRAFADPDQIRDQVRTFAAAGATMVRVVGGLLFEQAEFWEACAEAGLLVWQDAMLATFDPPVEQSELIARELISVLQGVSGNPVLAVVSGGSETLQQPEMLGLSHDESVIEVLESVLGAAVAEHSDAHYVRASPSAPPGTADLAIRPDTGIAHWFGVGGYLRPIADVRSAGIRFAAESLAFSNPPVSDYVERHFGSAAMAGHHPDWKAGVPRDRGSSWDFEDVRDFYAHEVFGEVLLAVRRTEPERYLQLGRLAVATAMRECFAYWRRADSGCGGALVLSGRDTVAGAGWGLLDSDGAAKPALAVLARTWAPVAVLLSDEGLAGVRIDVYNDTDAELRGELTLTATNSVGVAVDATRPITVPPASSTAFVDTELSGQFRDLSQAYQFGPPTADAVQARVTFDGRPTVYDVLVVNPAGRQAASLLTATASPVSEGIWVLELVSEVALRYIEIEISGWRVSDNYFHVAARLPRQIMVTRQSGGESPTGTVGSIDLRASIPIRRSV
- a CDS encoding 4'-phosphopantetheinyl transferase superfamily protein — its product is MIVPEVQVPGHHVRVGCDVVSLDEIEHSVSTFGARFLAKIYTDDELAACAGPSRLSRLAARFAAKEAAIKAFSRPDAAFVPREIEVVTAKPLVTLRLSGSAAVLAAEQQWRQISLSLTHAECHAAAVVVAVCATTSLDLA